The Halobacterium litoreum genome includes a region encoding these proteins:
- a CDS encoding Mut7-C RNAse domain-containing protein → MRLLADAMCGSLARLLRMCGHDTAYALDRGVEADDELLALAESEGRVVVTRDRQLAERAPDSILVESKDVDEQLREVAAAGVSLDPTPGARCGACNGALEALPESASRPEYVPDDAGPVWRCRDCGQCFWRGSHWEDVEKRVADV, encoded by the coding sequence ATGCGGTTGCTCGCGGACGCGATGTGCGGGAGTCTCGCGCGACTCCTGCGGATGTGCGGCCACGACACCGCGTACGCGCTCGACAGAGGCGTCGAGGCCGACGACGAACTGCTCGCGCTCGCCGAATCGGAGGGCAGGGTCGTGGTCACGCGGGACCGGCAGTTGGCCGAGCGCGCACCAGACAGCATTCTCGTCGAGTCGAAGGACGTAGACGAGCAACTTCGAGAAGTCGCCGCCGCGGGCGTGTCACTCGACCCGACGCCGGGCGCGCGCTGTGGCGCGTGCAACGGCGCCCTCGAAGCGCTCCCCGAGAGCGCGAGTCGACCCGAGTACGTGCCCGACGACGCCGGCCCGGTGTGGCGGTGTCGGGACTGCGGGCAGTGTTTCTGGCGCGGAAGTCACTGGGAGGACGTGGAAAAGCGAGTCGCGGACGTCTAG
- a CDS encoding DUF7139 domain-containing protein — translation MTSLGETYDRRAGEASRRRVYLGTGLFAAGALLVVGGILAGATGLLINNGYGPYESREIAGILAGLGVPAVFVGIFSVLPANRVQRAAAAVGSGLAVLGVMLFRRTYPQDWYTGPATGVPSTATLVFVVVYFAGIITTFWCLFTAVATFKTRNDPGGTVTMTVTKDGETHTVEVPADEVESAREALSSGTFGGVGVFGGVEDPEQETRANASEPAPEPDSQTTSRQSPPSSKPAASVSDGGASTQDITSPMDDQQTTEGPGPDKYCGNCAHFDYQNTGDGMQPYCGLYEEEMDDMEACDWWEQNA, via the coding sequence ATGACCAGCCTCGGGGAGACCTACGACCGCCGCGCCGGCGAAGCGAGCCGGCGCCGCGTCTACCTCGGCACCGGACTGTTCGCCGCGGGGGCGCTCCTCGTGGTCGGCGGCATTCTCGCGGGCGCCACCGGCCTGCTCATCAACAACGGCTACGGGCCCTACGAGAGCCGCGAAATCGCGGGCATCCTCGCGGGACTCGGCGTCCCCGCGGTGTTCGTCGGCATCTTCTCCGTCCTCCCCGCGAACCGCGTCCAGCGCGCCGCCGCGGCGGTCGGGTCCGGCCTCGCGGTCCTCGGCGTGATGCTGTTCCGACGGACGTACCCACAGGACTGGTACACCGGCCCCGCCACCGGCGTCCCGTCGACGGCGACGCTCGTGTTCGTGGTCGTCTACTTTGCGGGCATCATCACGACGTTCTGGTGTCTGTTCACCGCCGTCGCGACGTTCAAGACGCGCAACGACCCCGGCGGCACGGTGACGATGACGGTGACCAAAGACGGCGAGACCCACACCGTCGAGGTGCCCGCCGACGAAGTCGAGAGCGCCCGCGAAGCCCTCTCCTCGGGCACGTTCGGCGGCGTCGGCGTGTTCGGCGGCGTCGAGGACCCGGAACAGGAGACGCGCGCGAACGCCTCCGAACCCGCGCCCGAACCGGACTCTCAGACCACGTCCCGGCAGTCGCCGCCGTCCTCGAAGCCCGCGGCGTCCGTCTCGGACGGCGGCGCGAGCACGCAGGACATCACGTCCCCGATGGACGACCAGCAGACGACGGAGGGGCCGGGGCCGGACAAGTACTGCGGGAACTGCGCGCACTTCGACTACCAGAACACCGGCGACGGCATGCAGCCCTACTGCGGCCTCTACGAGGAGGAGATGGACGACATGGAGGCCTGCGACTGGTGGGAGCAGAACGCCTAG
- a CDS encoding DUF5789 family protein produces MADETDEEDEGPAVELGEGESVEGAPLARVASRLTWALQKSEVVRKEGDAVIRTPDGPQQLADVLEDVDNPYFETRREFEEDVEAVIGTGPVQTE; encoded by the coding sequence ATGGCTGACGAGACCGACGAGGAAGACGAGGGGCCCGCCGTCGAACTCGGCGAGGGCGAATCCGTCGAGGGCGCGCCGCTCGCTCGCGTCGCGTCCCGACTGACGTGGGCGCTCCAGAAGAGCGAGGTCGTTCGGAAGGAGGGCGACGCGGTGATTCGGACGCCCGACGGCCCACAGCAACTCGCGGACGTCCTCGAAGACGTGGACAACCCGTACTTCGAGACGCGACGCGAGTTCGAGGAGGACGTGGAGGCGGTCATCGGCACCGGGCCGGTCCAGACCGAGTAA
- a CDS encoding DUF4352 domain-containing protein yields MTEPSTPTRRRFLRATGTAALAAAFAGCSDATESLRQPTTTERGTDRRAVVGEVVADDRLAMVVRGTRRTDSLGEFSDAGEGNEFVVARLAVRNESDGYVDFSGGWQTRVADSEDYVYDASYERTDHPLGSGTLAPGEVMRGDTVYEVPADATGLVLQFDFAAFDLFRFDRVRVDLDSEASPIADLEQSLRVAVYEPGDRTTYGGLSVAVRGVRRETALGQFAEATPGTEYVIPDVAVTNDTSEAVTVSTLLQMALKTGTGLAYTQDLEGSAALDRGFAEGSPVGPGETRRGELAYLVDADHERLYWAFDFYDATDPQKAFWALSP; encoded by the coding sequence ATGACCGAACCGAGCACTCCGACGCGGCGGCGGTTCCTGCGCGCGACCGGGACAGCGGCGCTGGCGGCGGCGTTCGCCGGCTGTTCGGACGCCACCGAGTCGCTGCGTCAGCCGACGACCACGGAGCGCGGGACGGACAGGCGTGCCGTCGTCGGCGAAGTCGTCGCGGACGACCGGCTCGCGATGGTCGTCAGAGGGACGCGTCGGACCGACTCGCTCGGCGAGTTCAGCGACGCCGGCGAGGGCAACGAGTTCGTCGTCGCGCGACTCGCGGTGCGCAACGAGAGCGACGGCTACGTGGACTTCAGCGGCGGCTGGCAGACGCGCGTCGCGGACAGCGAGGACTACGTCTACGACGCGTCCTACGAGCGCACCGACCACCCGCTCGGTAGCGGGACGCTCGCGCCCGGCGAGGTGATGCGGGGCGACACCGTCTACGAGGTGCCGGCGGACGCGACCGGTCTCGTCCTGCAGTTCGACTTCGCGGCGTTCGACCTGTTCCGGTTCGACCGCGTGCGCGTCGACCTCGACAGCGAGGCGTCCCCGATAGCCGACCTCGAACAGTCCCTGCGCGTGGCCGTCTACGAGCCCGGCGACCGCACGACGTACGGCGGTCTCTCGGTCGCGGTCCGCGGCGTCCGTCGGGAGACGGCGCTCGGACAGTTCGCCGAAGCGACGCCGGGCACGGAGTACGTGATTCCGGACGTGGCCGTGACCAACGACACGAGCGAGGCGGTGACCGTGTCGACGCTCCTCCAGATGGCGCTGAAGACCGGGACCGGGCTGGCGTACACGCAGGACCTCGAAGGCTCCGCGGCGCTCGACCGCGGATTCGCCGAGGGGTCGCCGGTCGGCCCCGGCGAGACGCGGCGCGGCGAACTCGCGTACCTCGTCGACGCCGACCACGAGCGCCTGTACTGGGCGTTCGACTTCTACGACGCGACCGACCCCCAGAAGGCGTTCTGGGCGCTGTCGCCGTGA